The Streptomyces rimosus genomic interval GGCAGGCCGGTGCCGAGCAGGAAGTCACCGGCGGGCAGGAGGGTTGCGCGGCGGGCGCCCGGCGCGGTGCCGAACCACAGGACGGCTTCCTTCACGTCGCCGCCGTCGGAGATCCACTCGGCCTCCGCCTCGTCGGGGACGATCTCGTGCGGGATGCCCGGCGCGATCTTCAGGGCGGCGTGCGGCGCCGTACGGGCGGCCTGTACGGCCCAGGACAGCGGCGGCGAGTACGCCTCGGGGTCGAAGATCCGGCCGCCGCGCCCGCCCCGCCGCGCCGGGTCGACGAACACCGCGTCGTACGCCGAGGTGTCCACCTCGGTGACATCGGCGCAGCGCACCTCGATCCGGTCGGCCAGCCCCAGCGCCTCCGCGTTGGCGCGGGCCGCCGCGCAGGTCAGCGGGTCGCGGTCGACGGCCAGGACGTGGATGCCGGCGCGCGCCAGCGCGATCGCGTCGCCGCCGATGCCGGAGCACAGGTCGGCGAGGGAGCGGACGCCGAGGGCGGCGAGGCGGGTGGCGCGGTGGGCGGCGACCGTACTGCGCGTGGACTGTTCGACGCCGTTGGGCGTGAAGTACATGCGCGCGGCGTCCGTCCCGAACTTGGCGGCCGCGCGCTGGCGCAGCCGCGCCTGGCCCAGCGCGGCGGAGACCAGCGACGCCGGGTGGTCGCGCCGTAGCCGGGTGGCGGTCGCCAGCTCGTCGGCCGGGTCGTGATCGCGCAGCTCGGCCAGTAGCGCCTGCCCTTCGGGCGTGTGCAGCGCTGAGAAGGAGTCGAGGTCGTTCGCCTGGTTCACCCGGTCCATTGTGGGCCAGGAGCCGGGTGGGGGAGAGGCGGGGCGGTTCGGGCGGCCCCGCAGCGCGCTCTAGCCGCGTCGGCGGGCGCGGCGCCCATGGCCGCCGCCTCCCTGCACGGCCGGGCCCGGCAGCGCCGCCACCACTCGCGGCGTGGCCTGTGTCTCGTCGGGGTCGGCGGCCCGCGCGCGCCGCCGCGTGCCGCCCCGCCCGCCCGGCGGCCCCACCGGCTCGCGCCGCCGCTGCGCGCTGTCGCTGATACGGATGAGCAGCGCCACCATCACCCAGTTCGCGACGAGCGAGGACCCGCCCTTGGCCAGGAACGGCAGCGCCTTGCCGGTGAGGGGTATCAGCCCGGTGACGCCGCCGGACACGACGAAGACCTGGAGCAGCAGCGCACTGGCCAGGCCCACCGCAAGCAGCTTGCCGAAGGGGTCGCGGGCGGTGAGCCCCACCCGCAGGCCGCGTTGCGCGAGCAGGACGTACAGGAGCAGTACGGCCATCACGCCGGCCAGGCCCAGTTCCTCGCCGACGGTGGTGAGGATGAAGTCGCTGTTGCCCGCGAAGCCGATCAGTTCGGGGTGGCCCTGGCCCAGGCCCGTACCGCTGATGCCGCCGCTGCCGAAGCCGAAGAGCGCCTGCGCGGCCTGGTCGGATATCAGGCCCGGCGGCCGCTCCTTCTCGGGCAGGAAGATGTCCATGGGGTGCAGCCAGGCCATGACCCGGCCTTTGACGTGCGGCTCGGTCGTGCCGACGACGGCGGCGCCGACCACGGCCATGGCCAGGCCGCAGAGCACCCAGCTGGTGCGTTCGGTGGCCATGTAGAGCGTGATCACGAAGAGGCCGAAGAAGATCAGCGACGTACCGAGGTCACGCTCGAAGACCAGCACCAGCAGGCTGATGATCCATATCGTGAAGATCGGTCCGAGCTGGCGGCCGGGCGGCAGCTGGACGCCCATCACCCGGCGCCCGGTGAGCGCGAGCGCGTCGCGGTTCAGGGTCAGATAGCCCGCGAAGAACACCGCGATCATGATCTTCACGAACTCGCCGGGCTGCAGCGACAGTGGCCCGATGAAGATCCAGCGCTTGGCGCCGTAGGTGTCCGCGCTGAAGAACGCCGGTGCCATCAGCAGCACCAGCGCGACGGCCATCGTCAGATAGATGTAGCGCTGGAGGAAGCGGTGGTCGCGCAGCAGCATCAGCGTGCCCGTGCACACCGCCACCCCGATCACCGTCCACACCAGCTGCCCGCCCGCCGCCGGGGCCATGTGCAGGCTCGGTTTCGCCACGTACGTGATGTCGAGGCGGTTCAGCAGCACCAGGCCGATGCCGGACAGCAGCGTGGCGAGCGGCAGGATCAGCGGGTCGGCGCGCGGCGCGAAGCGGCGGACGACCAGGTGCGGGACGAGCGCCATGAAGAACATGGCGGCGGCGAAGCCGGGCAGCCCGTCGGGCAGCTTGCCGGTCATCGACAGGCCGGTGTACGTGTAGCCGAAGACCGTGATCAGCACGGCGAAGGCCAGCAGCCACATCTCCGTACGCCGCCGGTTGGGGGCCTGGGCCAGGGCGGCGAACGTCATCGTGCGCTCGGCGTCGCTCTCCGGGCCCTCCTGGGGCCGGAGCGAGCTCGTCAGTCCACGCACGGGATGCCTCCGCCATCGATCATGGGAGCCGTCTGCCCGGAACCTCCCGCCCCGGAACCGGACTCCACCGCCGATGGGGAAGACGAGGGTGACGGTTGCAGGGTTCCCGCAGGTGAACGGGGTGCGGCCGAGGAGGTGCCGGAGGTGTCACCGGACCCGGCCGAGGCGCCGGGCGCGGCACTGCCGCCGTTCGCCGCCCCGGTCTCCCGGGCGACCAGTCGCCGGATCTTCTCCGGGTCGACCAGGTTCACGTCCTCGCCGCGGTGCTTGGCGAAGCCCTCGACGGGCAGCGTGGAGAATCGTACGTTACCGCCCGAAAGGTTCTTGGCCTGCTCGACGAACGACAGCAGGTCCCAGCCATCGTCGATCACCAGGTCCTGCTTGGCGACGTCCATCAGCTTCAGCAGCCGCAGCGGGTCGGTGAAGGTGCCCGCCGAGTTCAGCTTGTGCGTGGCGGAGGCGAGGAACGCCTGCTGGCGGCGCGTACGGTCCAGGTCGCCCGCGGGCAGGCCGTGCCGCTGCCGTACGAACGCCAGCGACTGCGGCCCGTCGAGGGTCTGCCGCCCGGCCGGGAAGTCGGCGCCCGAGTACCGGTCCTTGACCGGATGCTTCAGGCACACCGGCACACCGTCGAGCGCGTCCGCGATGTGCAGAAAGCCCACCAGATTGACTTCCGCGAAGTGGTCGACCGGCACGCCCAGGAAGGTGCGCACCGTCTCGATCTCGGCGCGGCGGCCCGCCTCCCGCCCCTCGTGCTCCAGCCGGTCGTGGTCGGTGACGCCCTGGCGCGCGAGCCGGTCCTCCGCTGCGGCCTTGGCCAGCCCGTACGCCTTCTTGATCTTGTCTTTGCCGTGTCCTGGGATGTCCACGAGGTCATCGCGCGGAATGGAGAACGCGGTGGCCCGGCCGCCGTCGGCGGGCACGTGCAGCAGGATCAGCGTGTTCGTGTTGTAGCCGCCGATCTCGGACGAGGCGCCCGCGTGCAGCTTCGCCAGTACGTCCTTCGGCAGAGCATCGCCGTTGCGGTCCTTACGGCTGTCCAGCCCCATGAGCAGGATGTTGGTCGCCCCGCCGGACGACTTCGGCGCGCCGTCGCCGAGCGCCCGCGACGAGCCGATCTGCCCGGCCAGGTCCCGGTAGAAGTACCAGCCCGCACCGGCGGTGCACAGCAGAAGCACACAGACGCACAGCGCGAGCCTGCGCAGCACACGGCGCCGCGGTCTGCGCCCGTGCCGGCGCCCCTGCGGGCGGGGTGCGTCCGGGGTGGCGGGCCTGCGACGGTGCTTCATCCGAACAGGCTGGCCGGGCGGGGCTGAAAGAAGTCTGAAGGTTCTGAAGGCGGGTTCAGGAGCGGGCGGGGGCCCCGGACTGTCCGGGCGCCCCGGGGAGTACGGCCACGAAGCGCGCGCCGGAGCGCCCGTCCTCCCGGTCGCGTACGGACAGATCGCCGCCGTGCGCACGGGCGATGCCGCGGGCGATGGCCAGGCCCAGCCCCGTACCGCCGCTCTCGCGGTCGCGCGCCGCGTCCAGGCGGGCGAAGCGCTCGAAGACGCGCTCGCGGGCGGGCGGCGGAATGCCGGGGCCGTCATCGATC includes:
- a CDS encoding class I SAM-dependent methyltransferase, translated to MDRVNQANDLDSFSALHTPEGQALLAELRDHDPADELATATRLRRDHPASLVSAALGQARLRQRAAAKFGTDAARMYFTPNGVEQSTRSTVAAHRATRLAALGVRSLADLCSGIGGDAIALARAGIHVLAVDRDPLTCAAARANAEALGLADRIEVRCADVTEVDTSAYDAVFVDPARRGGRGGRIFDPEAYSPPLSWAVQAARTAPHAALKIAPGIPHEIVPDEAEAEWISDGGDVKEAVLWFGTAPGARRATLLPAGDFLLGTGLPDPEPGPVGRWLYEPDGAVIRAHLVAEVAQQVDGRLIDPTIAYVTADEHRPTPYATAYEITDTLPFNVKKLKALLRERGVGIAVIKKRGSAVEPDDLRKKLKLSGPNSCVVFLTRVAGAPTMLLGREAPAS
- a CDS encoding LCP family protein; translated protein: MKHRRRPATPDAPRPQGRRHGRRPRRRVLRRLALCVCVLLLCTAGAGWYFYRDLAGQIGSSRALGDGAPKSSGGATNILLMGLDSRKDRNGDALPKDVLAKLHAGASSEIGGYNTNTLILLHVPADGGRATAFSIPRDDLVDIPGHGKDKIKKAYGLAKAAAEDRLARQGVTDHDRLEHEGREAGRRAEIETVRTFLGVPVDHFAEVNLVGFLHIADALDGVPVCLKHPVKDRYSGADFPAGRQTLDGPQSLAFVRQRHGLPAGDLDRTRRQQAFLASATHKLNSAGTFTDPLRLLKLMDVAKQDLVIDDGWDLLSFVEQAKNLSGGNVRFSTLPVEGFAKHRGEDVNLVDPEKIRRLVARETGAANGGSAAPGASAGSGDTSGTSSAAPRSPAGTLQPSPSSSPSAVESGSGAGGSGQTAPMIDGGGIPCVD
- a CDS encoding FtsW/RodA/SpoVE family cell cycle protein; its protein translation is MTFAALAQAPNRRRTEMWLLAFAVLITVFGYTYTGLSMTGKLPDGLPGFAAAMFFMALVPHLVVRRFAPRADPLILPLATLLSGIGLVLLNRLDITYVAKPSLHMAPAAGGQLVWTVIGVAVCTGTLMLLRDHRFLQRYIYLTMAVALVLLMAPAFFSADTYGAKRWIFIGPLSLQPGEFVKIMIAVFFAGYLTLNRDALALTGRRVMGVQLPPGRQLGPIFTIWIISLLVLVFERDLGTSLIFFGLFVITLYMATERTSWVLCGLAMAVVGAAVVGTTEPHVKGRVMAWLHPMDIFLPEKERPPGLISDQAAQALFGFGSGGISGTGLGQGHPELIGFAGNSDFILTTVGEELGLAGVMAVLLLYVLLAQRGLRVGLTARDPFGKLLAVGLASALLLQVFVVSGGVTGLIPLTGKALPFLAKGGSSLVANWVMVALLIRISDSAQRRREPVGPPGGRGGTRRRARAADPDETQATPRVVAALPGPAVQGGGGHGRRARRRG